From Phalacrocorax carbo chromosome 8, bPhaCar2.1, whole genome shotgun sequence, a single genomic window includes:
- the IRX3 gene encoding iroquois-class homeodomain protein IRX-3: MSFPQLGYQYIRPIYPAERPGSGGSRGGAELAPSGTLSNVLSSMYGAPYAAAAAAQGYGAFLPYAAELPIFPQLGAQYELKESPGVQHAAFPPHHPAFYPYGQYQFGDPSRPKNATRESTSTLKAWLNEHRKNPYPTKGEKIMLAIITKMTLTQVSTWFANARRRLKKENKMTWAPRSRTDEEGNSYGSDHEGEEDKREDEEEIDLENIDTENIESNKDELEDELQDADLLHSDSKTDSEGSEGFEDLPGSEERYLKAADGEPHHLRHHHHHLHHHHHHHHKCELPAAAAPVGLEPLKPPLQPPPHHLSPPSSASSSAASSPTDGALAATLPKPKIWSLAETATSPDNPRKSPGGGSPPAAAPPPLPLPPPPPPPPHRLVSSCPLGKFPNWTNRAFPAHHHHPPPHPLALLNTPHLLGLGAAPAAPPAAAAAFPRPADQAQSAEPAGADRSSALEVEKKLIKTAFQPVQRRPQNQLDAAMVLSALSSS; this comes from the exons ATGTCTTTCCCCCAGCTGGGCTACCAGTACATCAGGCCGATTTACCCGGCGGAGCGCCCGGGGAGCGGCGGctcccgcggcggcgccgagctGGCCCCGTCCGGGACCCTCTCCAACGTGCTCTCCTCCATGTACGGCGCGCCCtacgccgccgccgccgccgcccaggGCTACGGAGCCTTCCTGCCCTACGCCGCCGAGCTGCCCATCTTCCCCCAGCTG GGCGCCCAGTACGAGCTGAAGGAGAGCCCGGGGGTGCAGCACGccgccttccccccccaccaccccgcCTTCTACCCCTACGGGCAGTACCAGTTCGGGGACCCGTCGCGGCCCAAGAACGCCACCCGGGAGAGCACCAGCACCCTCAAGGCCTGGCTCAACGAGCACCGGAAAAACCCCTACCCCACCAAGGGCGAGAAGATCATGCTGGCCATCATCACCAAAATGACCCTCACCCAGGTCTCCACCTGGTTCGCCAACGCGCGGCGGCGGCtcaaaaaggagaacaaaatgaCCTGGGCCCCCCGCAGCAGGACGGACGAGGAGGGCAACTCCTACGGGAGCGACCACGAGGGGGAAGAGGACAAGAGGGAGGACGAGGAGGAGATCGACCTGGAGAACATCGACACCGAGAACATCGAGAGCAACAAGGACGAGCTGGAGGACGAGCTGCAGGACGCCGACCTCCTGCACTCCGACTCCAAGACGGACTCGGAGGGTTCCGAGGGCTTCGAGGACCTGCCCGGCTCCGAGGAGCGCTACCTCAAGGCCGCTGATGGGGAGCCGCACCACCtccgccaccaccaccaccatctccaccaccaccaccaccaccaccacaagtGCGAGctccccgccgctgccgcccccgTCGGCCTGGAGCCCCTCAAGCCGCCCCTCCAGCCACCGCCGCACCACCTCTCGCCCCCCTCCTCCGCGTCCTCCTCTGCCGCCTCCTCCCCGACGGACGGCGCTTTGGCCGCCACCCTGCCGAAGCCCAAGATCTGGTCGCTGGCCGAAACGGCCACCAGCCCGGACAATCCCCGCAAGTCTCCCGGCGGCGGCTCCCCTccggcggccgcccccccgccgctgccgctgcccccgccgccgcccccgccgccccacaGACTCgtctcctcctgccccctggGCAAGTTCCCCAACTGGACCAACCGCGCCTTCCCggcccaccaccaccacccgcCCCCGCACCCGCTGGCCTTACTGAACACTCCCcacctgctggggctgggggccgcccccgccgccccccccgccgccgccgccgccttcccgCGGCCCGCGGACCAGGCGCAGAGCGCGGAGCCCGCCGGAGCAG aTCGATCTAGTGCCTTGGAAGTAGAGAAAAAGTTAATAAAgacagctttccagccagtGCAGAGGCG gcCCCAGAACCAACTTGATGCCGCTATGGTTCTATCGGCGTTGTCATCAtcatag